In a single window of the Sediminicoccus sp. KRV36 genome:
- a CDS encoding sulfatase-like hydrolase/transferase gives MPAKNILFIMCDQLRWDHLGCAGHPFLRTPNMDALAARGVRFSQAYVQSGICGPSRMSFYTGRYVASHGATHNRVPLSVGEVTLGWHLREAGRSLALAGKTHFMPDGHGMKRLLLDGQDELAVLLREGWFTLVDRHDGHHAETDSGYAHWLRAQGYESPDPWTDHVIAVENDKGEVLNGWKMRHARLPARVREEHSETAYTTDQALRFITEQGEKPWVLHLSYVKPHWPYIAPAPFHAMYTPEQCLPVQRHADERGPGIHPVLREFQNEEVAQSFQQDACIAAVRPTYQGLIAQVDAHLGRVWALLEAQDRWRDTMVIFTSDHGDYLGDHWLGEKELFHDCIQRVPFLLYDPSPEADATRGTTDARFVQAIDVVPTILDALGLPSQPHLLEGASLLPLTRGTATEWRDAVVSELDWTFRGARRRLGLPTGQHRAFMIRDARWKYIHWTSGMPAQLYDLVADPEEFHDLGTDPGLEAVRAAMREKLLAWATGLKCRTTLSWAEAEFRTDRHKAAGVFYGEW, from the coding sequence ATGCCCGCGAAGAACATCCTCTTCATCATGTGCGACCAGCTGCGCTGGGATCACCTTGGCTGCGCCGGCCATCCCTTTCTCAGGACGCCCAACATGGATGCGCTGGCGGCGCGCGGCGTGCGCTTCTCCCAGGCCTATGTGCAATCCGGCATTTGCGGCCCTTCGCGGATGAGCTTCTACACCGGCCGCTACGTCGCCAGCCACGGCGCCACGCATAACCGCGTGCCGCTCAGTGTCGGCGAGGTGACGCTGGGCTGGCATCTGCGCGAGGCGGGCCGCAGCCTGGCGCTGGCCGGCAAGACGCATTTCATGCCCGATGGCCATGGCATGAAGCGCCTGCTGCTGGATGGCCAGGATGAGCTGGCCGTGCTGCTGCGCGAGGGCTGGTTCACCCTGGTGGACCGCCATGACGGCCACCACGCCGAGACCGACAGCGGCTACGCCCATTGGCTGCGCGCCCAGGGCTATGAGAGCCCCGACCCCTGGACGGATCACGTCATCGCCGTGGAGAACGACAAGGGCGAGGTGCTGAACGGCTGGAAGATGCGCCATGCCCGGCTGCCCGCCCGCGTGCGCGAGGAGCACAGCGAGACCGCCTATACGACGGACCAGGCGCTGCGCTTCATCACCGAGCAGGGCGAGAAGCCCTGGGTGCTGCACCTCTCCTATGTGAAGCCGCATTGGCCCTATATCGCGCCCGCGCCCTTTCACGCGATGTACACGCCCGAGCAATGCCTGCCGGTGCAGCGCCATGCCGATGAGCGCGGCCCCGGCATCCATCCCGTGCTGCGCGAATTCCAGAATGAGGAGGTGGCGCAAAGCTTCCAGCAGGATGCTTGCATCGCCGCCGTACGCCCCACCTATCAGGGGTTGATCGCGCAGGTGGATGCGCATCTGGGCCGCGTCTGGGCGCTGCTGGAGGCGCAGGATCGCTGGCGCGACACGATGGTGATCTTCACCAGCGACCATGGCGATTACCTGGGCGACCATTGGCTGGGCGAGAAGGAGCTGTTCCACGACTGCATCCAGCGCGTGCCCTTCCTGCTTTACGATCCCTCACCCGAAGCCGATGCCACGCGCGGCACCACGGATGCCCGCTTCGTGCAGGCGATTGACGTGGTGCCCACCATCCTGGACGCGCTGGGCTTGCCGTCGCAGCCGCATCTGCTGGAAGGCGCTTCGCTGCTGCCGCTGACGCGCGGCACCGCGACCGAATGGCGCGATGCCGTGGTGAGCGAGCTGGACTGGACCTTCCGCGGTGCCCGCCGGCGCCTGGGCCTGCCCACCGGGCAGCACCGCGCGTTCATGATTCGCGACGCGCGCTGGAAATACATCCATTGGACCAGCGGGATGCCGGCGCAGCTCTACGACCTTGTGGCTGACCCCGAGGAGTTCCACGACCTCGGCACCGATCCTGGGCTGGAGGCGG